The following are encoded together in the Chlorocebus sabaeus isolate Y175 chromosome 20, mChlSab1.0.hap1, whole genome shotgun sequence genome:
- the PRPF38B gene encoding pre-mRNA-splicing factor 38B isoform X3 — protein sequence MSTRDLDVKAGGGCVMTIGEMLRSFLTKLEWFSTLFPRIPVPVQKNIDQQIKTRPRKIKKDGKEGAEEIDRHVERRRSRSPRRSLSPRRSPRRSRSRSHHREGHGSSSFDRELEREKERQRLEREAKEREKERRRSRSIDRGLERRRSRSRERHRSRSRSRDRKGDRRDRDREREKENERGRRRDRDYDKERGNDREKERERSRERSKEQRSRGEVEEKKHKEDKDDRRHRDDKKDSKKEKKHSRSRSRERKHRSRSRSRNAGKRSRSRSKEKSSKHKNESKEKSNKRSRSGSQGRTDSVEKSKKREHSPSKEKCRKRSGSKERSHKRDHSDSKDQSDKHDRRRSQSIERESQEKQHKNKDETV from the exons ATGTCAACAAGg gACCTAGATGTGAAGGCTGGTGGAGGCTGTGTAATGACCATTGGAGAAATGCTACGATCTTTTCTCACAAAACTGGAGTGGTTTTCTACCTTGTTTCCAAGAATTCCAGTTCCAGTTCAAAAGAATATTGATCAGCAGATTAAAACCCGAcctagaaaaatcaagaaagatggGAAGGAAGGTGCTGAGGAAATAGACAGACATGTTGAACGCAGACGTTCAAG GTCTCCAAGGAGATCTCTGAGTCCACGGAGGTCCCCAAGAAGATCAAGAAGTAGAAGTCATCATCGGGAGGGCCATGGGTCTTCTAGTTTTGACAGAGaattagaaagagagaaagaacgcCAGCGACTAGAGCGTGAAgccaaagaaagggagaaagaacgGCGAAGATCCCGAAGTATTGACCGGGGGTTAGAACGCAGACGCAGCAGAAGTAGGGAAAGGCATAGAAGTCGCAGTCGAAGTCGTGATAGGAAAGGGGATAGAAGGGACAGGGAtcgagaaagagagaaagaaaatgagagaggtaGAAGACGAGATCGTGACTATGATAAGGAAAGAGGAAATGAccgagaaaaagagagagagcgatCAAGAGAAAGGTCCAAGGAACAGAGAAGTAGGGGAGAGGTAGAAGAGAAGAAACATAAAGAAGACAAAGATGATAGGCGGCACAGAGATGACAAAAAAGAttccaagaaagagaaaaaacacagtagaagcagaagcagagaaaggaaacACAGAAGTAGGAGTCGAAGTAGAAATGCAGGGAAACGAAGTAGAAGCAGAAGCAAAGAGAAATCaagtaaacataaaaatgaaagtaaagaaaaatcaaataaacgAAGTCGAAGTGGCAGTCAAGGAAGAACTGACAGtgttgaaaaatcaaaaaaacgGGAACATAGTCCCagcaaagaaaaatgtagaaagcGTAGTGGAAGCAAAGAACGTTCCCACAAACGAGATCACAGTGATAGTAAGGACCAGTCAGACAAACATGATCGTCGAAGGAGCCAAAGTATAGAACGAGAGAGCCAAGAAAAACAGCATAAAAACAAAGATGAGACtgtgtga
- the PRPF38B gene encoding pre-mRNA-splicing factor 38B isoform X1: MANNSPALTGNSQPQHQAAAAAAQQQQQCGGGGATKPAVSGKQGNVLPLWGNEKTMNLNPMILTNILSSPYFKVQLYELKTYHEVVDEIYFKVTHVEPWEKGSRKTAGQTGMCGGVRGVGTGGIVSTAFCLLYKLFTLKLTRKQVMGLITHTDSPYIRALGFMYIRYTQPPTDLWDWFESFLDDEEDLDVKAGGGCVMTIGEMLRSFLTKLEWFSTLFPRIPVPVQKNIDQQIKTRPRKIKKDGKEGAEEIDRHVERRRSRSPRRSLSPRRSPRRSRSRSHHREGHGSSSFDRELEREKERQRLEREAKEREKERRRSRSIDRGLERRRSRSRERHRSRSRSRDRKGDRRDRDREREKENERGRRRDRDYDKERGNDREKERERSRERSKEQRSRGEVEEKKHKEDKDDRRHRDDKKDSKKEKKHSRSRSRERKHRSRSRSRNAGKRSRSRSKEKSSKHKNESKEKSNKRSRSGSQGRTDSVEKSKKREHSPSKEKCRKRSGSKERSHKRDHSDSKDQSDKHDRRRSQSIERESQEKQHKNKDETV; this comes from the exons ATGGCTAACAACAGCCCCGCGCTGACAGGCAACTCGCAGCCGCAGCACCAGGCGGCCGCAGCTGCGGCTCAGCAACAGCAGCagtgcggcggcggcggcgctaCCAAGCCGGCGGTCTCGGGCAAGCAGGGCAATGTGCTCCCGCTCTGGGGCAACGAGAAGACCATGAACCTCAACCCCATGATCCTGACCAACATCCTGTCGTCGCCTTACTTCAAAGTACAGCTCTACGAGCTCAAGACCTACCACGAGGTGGTGGACGAGATCTACTTTAAG gTCACGCACGTTGAACCATGGGAGAAAGGAAGCAGGAAAACAGCGGGCCAGACAGGGATGTGCGGAGGG GTTCGAGGTGTTGGAACAGGAGGAATTGTTTCTACAGCATTTTGCCTGTTATACAAATTATTTACCCTGAAGTTAACTCGAAAGCAAGTGATGGGTCTTATAACACACACAGACTCTCCATATATTAGAGCTCTTGGATTTATGTATATAAG ATATACACAGCCCCCTACAGATCTATGGGACTGGTTTGAATCCTTCCTTGATGATGAAGAG gACCTAGATGTGAAGGCTGGTGGAGGCTGTGTAATGACCATTGGAGAAATGCTACGATCTTTTCTCACAAAACTGGAGTGGTTTTCTACCTTGTTTCCAAGAATTCCAGTTCCAGTTCAAAAGAATATTGATCAGCAGATTAAAACCCGAcctagaaaaatcaagaaagatggGAAGGAAGGTGCTGAGGAAATAGACAGACATGTTGAACGCAGACGTTCAAG GTCTCCAAGGAGATCTCTGAGTCCACGGAGGTCCCCAAGAAGATCAAGAAGTAGAAGTCATCATCGGGAGGGCCATGGGTCTTCTAGTTTTGACAGAGaattagaaagagagaaagaacgcCAGCGACTAGAGCGTGAAgccaaagaaagggagaaagaacgGCGAAGATCCCGAAGTATTGACCGGGGGTTAGAACGCAGACGCAGCAGAAGTAGGGAAAGGCATAGAAGTCGCAGTCGAAGTCGTGATAGGAAAGGGGATAGAAGGGACAGGGAtcgagaaagagagaaagaaaatgagagaggtaGAAGACGAGATCGTGACTATGATAAGGAAAGAGGAAATGAccgagaaaaagagagagagcgatCAAGAGAAAGGTCCAAGGAACAGAGAAGTAGGGGAGAGGTAGAAGAGAAGAAACATAAAGAAGACAAAGATGATAGGCGGCACAGAGATGACAAAAAAGAttccaagaaagagaaaaaacacagtagaagcagaagcagagaaaggaaacACAGAAGTAGGAGTCGAAGTAGAAATGCAGGGAAACGAAGTAGAAGCAGAAGCAAAGAGAAATCaagtaaacataaaaatgaaagtaaagaaaaatcaaataaacgAAGTCGAAGTGGCAGTCAAGGAAGAACTGACAGtgttgaaaaatcaaaaaaacgGGAACATAGTCCCagcaaagaaaaatgtagaaagcGTAGTGGAAGCAAAGAACGTTCCCACAAACGAGATCACAGTGATAGTAAGGACCAGTCAGACAAACATGATCGTCGAAGGAGCCAAAGTATAGAACGAGAGAGCCAAGAAAAACAGCATAAAAACAAAGATGAGACtgtgtga
- the PRPF38B gene encoding pre-mRNA-splicing factor 38B isoform X2 — MGLITHTDSPYIRALGFMYIRYTQPPTDLWDWFESFLDDEEDLDVKAGGGCVMTIGEMLRSFLTKLEWFSTLFPRIPVPVQKNIDQQIKTRPRKIKKDGKEGAEEIDRHVERRRSRSPRRSLSPRRSPRRSRSRSHHREGHGSSSFDRELEREKERQRLEREAKEREKERRRSRSIDRGLERRRSRSRERHRSRSRSRDRKGDRRDRDREREKENERGRRRDRDYDKERGNDREKERERSRERSKEQRSRGEVEEKKHKEDKDDRRHRDDKKDSKKEKKHSRSRSRERKHRSRSRSRNAGKRSRSRSKEKSSKHKNESKEKSNKRSRSGSQGRTDSVEKSKKREHSPSKEKCRKRSGSKERSHKRDHSDSKDQSDKHDRRRSQSIERESQEKQHKNKDETV, encoded by the exons ATGGGTCTTATAACACACACAGACTCTCCATATATTAGAGCTCTTGGATTTATGTATATAAG ATATACACAGCCCCCTACAGATCTATGGGACTGGTTTGAATCCTTCCTTGATGATGAAGAG gACCTAGATGTGAAGGCTGGTGGAGGCTGTGTAATGACCATTGGAGAAATGCTACGATCTTTTCTCACAAAACTGGAGTGGTTTTCTACCTTGTTTCCAAGAATTCCAGTTCCAGTTCAAAAGAATATTGATCAGCAGATTAAAACCCGAcctagaaaaatcaagaaagatggGAAGGAAGGTGCTGAGGAAATAGACAGACATGTTGAACGCAGACGTTCAAG GTCTCCAAGGAGATCTCTGAGTCCACGGAGGTCCCCAAGAAGATCAAGAAGTAGAAGTCATCATCGGGAGGGCCATGGGTCTTCTAGTTTTGACAGAGaattagaaagagagaaagaacgcCAGCGACTAGAGCGTGAAgccaaagaaagggagaaagaacgGCGAAGATCCCGAAGTATTGACCGGGGGTTAGAACGCAGACGCAGCAGAAGTAGGGAAAGGCATAGAAGTCGCAGTCGAAGTCGTGATAGGAAAGGGGATAGAAGGGACAGGGAtcgagaaagagagaaagaaaatgagagaggtaGAAGACGAGATCGTGACTATGATAAGGAAAGAGGAAATGAccgagaaaaagagagagagcgatCAAGAGAAAGGTCCAAGGAACAGAGAAGTAGGGGAGAGGTAGAAGAGAAGAAACATAAAGAAGACAAAGATGATAGGCGGCACAGAGATGACAAAAAAGAttccaagaaagagaaaaaacacagtagaagcagaagcagagaaaggaaacACAGAAGTAGGAGTCGAAGTAGAAATGCAGGGAAACGAAGTAGAAGCAGAAGCAAAGAGAAATCaagtaaacataaaaatgaaagtaaagaaaaatcaaataaacgAAGTCGAAGTGGCAGTCAAGGAAGAACTGACAGtgttgaaaaatcaaaaaaacgGGAACATAGTCCCagcaaagaaaaatgtagaaagcGTAGTGGAAGCAAAGAACGTTCCCACAAACGAGATCACAGTGATAGTAAGGACCAGTCAGACAAACATGATCGTCGAAGGAGCCAAAGTATAGAACGAGAGAGCCAAGAAAAACAGCATAAAAACAAAGATGAGACtgtgtga